From the genome of Pungitius pungitius chromosome 21, fPunPun2.1, whole genome shotgun sequence, one region includes:
- the twnk gene encoding twinkle protein, mitochondrial gives MWRSWLQRGTTCLLQVAPPRFLHQRRLPSVRGRLPAQRLLHRPPCGLELRGKVYFLSQSRTRAYKKDAKSTVECPVSPITVTDIKQYLRTKEISFHDGYSCLHAPSIFVEPSARRDNFALFVDKTTGQFLCKDTLVEGSWEDLQDCLEVMQKEEQDFLSPDVLLGYPESLEEQEERERELREVQRIWSSSVPFSDLPEDEAQLVKTMFQITKVSNATLKRFGVRLFKPTKSLVFPWFGGPDSSLKGVKLLSAQSTNTDKVAYNEATVPRCNSYYNLFGLPLVGRMDGEVVLTGHELDALAVSQATGLPSVALPRGASCLPPVLLPYLEQFKRVTLWLGGDMRSWEASKIFSRKLGLRRCSLVRPGEYRPCPAEALAQGKNFGHIVKSAIPAAHKSIVSFKQLREDVYGELVNTEQVAGVKWGRFPELNRILKGHRRGELTVFTGPTGSGKTTFISEVALDLCMQGVNTLWGSFEINNVRLAKIMLTQFAMQRLEENLEQYDFWADKFEELPLYFMTFHGQQNIKTVLETMQHAVYLYDINHVIIDNLQFMMGQENLSVDKFAVQDHIIGAFRKFATNSSCHVTLVIHPRKEEDDRELQTASIFGSAKASQEADNVLILQEKKLVTCAGRRSLQVTKNRFDGDVGIFPLDFIKSSLTFAAPVKGKHRLKKVAAKPEGEEGEEGEGGEAATKVAKVEVKNEKVSKTKKTPRAVAKGNESAEK, from the exons ATGTGGAGGAGCTGGCTGCAGAGGGGCACCACCTGTCTCCTGCAGGTGGCACCCCCGAGGTTTCTCCACCAGAGACGCCTCCCCTCCGTCCGTGGTAGACTTCCAGCTCAGAGGCTCCTTCACAGGCCTCCCTGCGGTTTGGAGCTTCGGGGTAAAGTCTACTTCCTGTCCCAAAGCAGGACCAGGGCTTACAAAAAAGATGCAAAGTCCACCGTGGAGTGTCCCGTGAGCCCCATCACAGTCACAGACATCAAACAGTATTTACGCACCAAAGAGATCTCCTTCCACGATGGCTACAGCTGCCTCCACGCGCCGAGCATCTTCGTCGAACCGTCCGCCAGGAGGGACAACTTCGCCCTGTTCGTCGACAAAACCACCGGGCAGTTCCTGTGCAAGGACACGCTGGTGGAAGGGAGCTGGGAGGATCTCCAGGACTGCCTGGAGGTGAtgcagaaggaggagcaggacttCCTCAGCCCTGACGTGCTACTGGGATACCCGGAGAgtctggaggagcaggaggagagggagagggagctgaGGGAGGTGCAGAGGATCTGGTCCAGCTCCGTGCCTTTCTCTGACCTCCCCGAGGACGAGGCTCAGCTGGTCAAAACCATGTTTCAG ATCACAAAGGTCTCCAATGCGACCCTCAAGAGGTTTGGCGTGAGGCTCTTCAAGCCGACCAAGAGTCTGGTGTTCCCCTGGTTCGGTGGACCCGACTCCTCCCTGAAGGGGGTGAAGCTCCTCTCCGCCCAGAGCACAAACACCGACAAGGTCGCCTACAACGAGGCGACGGTCCCGCGGTGCAACTCCTACTACAACCTCTTCGGCCTCCCGCTGGTGGGCCGCATGGACGGCGAGGTGGTGCTGACCGGCCACGAGCTGGACGCCCTGGCCGTGAGCCAGGCCACGGGACTCCCCAGCGTGGCTCTCCCGCGGGGGGCCAGCTGCCTCCCGCCCGTCCTGCTGCCGTACCTCGAGCAGTTCAAGCGCGTGACGCTGTGGCTGGGCGGCGACATGCGCTCGTGGGAGGCCTCCAAGATCTTCTCGCGCAAGCTGGGCCTGAGGCGCTGCTCGCTGGTGCGGCCCGGGGAGTACCGGCCGTGCCCCGCGGAGGCGCTGGCCCAGGGGAAGAACTTCGGCCACATCGTCAAGTCCGCCATCCCTGCGGCGCACAAGTCCATCGTGTCCTTCAAGCAGCTCCGGGAGGACGTGTACGGCGAGCTGGTCAACACGGAGCAGGTGGCGGGGGTGAAGTGGGGGAGGTTTCCGGAGCTCAACAGGATCCTGAAGGGACACCGCAGGGGGGAGCTGACTGTTTTCACAG GTCCTACCGGCAGTGGGAAGACCACCTTCATCAGCGAGGTCGCCCTGGACCTTTGCATGCAGGGCGTCAACACGTTGTGGGGCAGCTTCGAGATCAACAACGTGCGCCTGGCGAAGATCATGCTGACGCAGTTCGCCATGCAGCGGCTGGAGGAGAACCTGGAGCAGTACGACTTCTGGGCGGACAAGTTCGAAGAGCTGCCCCTCTACTTCATGACCTTCCACGGGCAGCAGAACATCAA gaCAGTGCTGGAGACGATGCAACACGCCGTCTACCTTTATGACATCAACCACGTCATCATCGACAACCTGCAGTTCATGATGGGGCAGGAAAACCTCTCCGTGGACAA GTTCGCCGTCCAGGATCACATCATCGGAGCGTTCCGGAAGTTCGCCACTAACAGCAGCTGCCACGTCACCCTGGTCATCCACccgaggaaggaggaggatgaccgAGAACTGCAGACCGCCTCCATCTTCGGTTCGGCAAAG gccaGCCAAGAAGCCGACAACGTCCTGatcctgcaggagaagaagctgGTGACGTGCGCCGGCCGGCGGTCCCTGCAGGTGACCAAGAACCGCTTCGACGGCGACGTGGGAATCTTCCCTCTGGACTTCATCAAGTCTTCGCTGACCTTCGCCGCGCCCGTCAAGGGCAAGCACAGGCTGAAGAAGGTCGCCGCCAAGCCGGAGGGCGAAGAGGGCGAGGAGGGCGAGGGCGGCGAGGCGGCGACGAAGGTGGCGAAGGTCGAGGTTAAAAACGAGAAAGTGAGCAAAACGAAAAAGACTCCACGAGCTGTTGCcaaaggaaatgaaagcgcAGAGAAGTAG
- the mrpl43 gene encoding 39S ribosomal protein L43, mitochondrial produces MTSRGTASRFLKSVLQNGVGRYVCQLKRVSIRFSKKGQSSLGVREFIEEGVVDYAKSNPSTVVYVSPQPCRVPKIVAEYLNGNVREEIVTGKTSPQISELLTKLTDQSGLDIIRIRKPFHTDSPSIQGQWHPFTNRPPSVGPIGPQKQHAE; encoded by the exons atgaCATCCAGAGGGACGGCGAGTCGCTTCCTGAAAAGTGTTCTTCAGAACGGCGTCGGTCGGTACGTCTGTCAGCTGAAGCGAGTCTCCATCCGCTTCTCTAAGAAGGGCCAGAGCTCTCTGGGAGTCAG GGAGTTCATCGAAGAGGGAGTGGTGGATTATGCCAAGAGCAACCCTTCCACTGTGGTCTACGTGTCTCCTCAGCCGTGCAGGGTTCCCAAAATAGTCGCAGAATACT TAAACGGAAACGTGAGGGAGGAAATCGTCACAGGCAAGACGTCCCCGCAGATTTCGGAGCTTTTGACCAAGCTGACGGATCAGTCCGGCCTGGACATCATCCGCATCCGCAAACCCTTCCACACAGACAGCCCCAGCATCCAGGGCCAGTGGCACCCGTTCACCAACCGCCCCCCCTCCGTCGGCCCCATCGGGCCACAGAAGCAGCACGCAGAGTGA